From Acidovorax sp. FHTAMBA, one genomic window encodes:
- a CDS encoding lysoplasmalogenase family protein yields MSPSQIIVLATPVFFLLIAIELAIGYKRQRNTYRLADAVSSISLGMLSQTSAVFTRLLRIGIYTALFEHVALWRNDAFWTSLPGWLLALVFYDFCYYWLHRMGHESAVLWAAHAVHHQSQDYNLSTALRQTSSGALLGWIFYVPMALAGVPPLVFAVVALIDLLYQFWVHTEQVGRLGWFDRWFCSPSNHRVHHAVNDAYLDKNYGGVLIVWDRMFGTFKDEDAQEKCVYGTRGLLNSWDPLWANAQVYAGLAHDSWHARSWADKLRVWIKPPGWRPADVAERFPKPAFSMAQMQLYHPPMSRVVQRFALVQFALILTGVAAFLWQADAAPLAHSAVWFAVLLVSQWALGAVMQGRIGMPMALMLQSGALATASSALGLTQWYWLFKPLTMVIALVLVAASAYPSSASSRFNSKTLWLLLAALAGSLAGDVFLMFQGFFIPGLVSFLVAHLFYVALFKSGQAWFPHRGALVATLGVGAAMYAFLWAGGLPPALRAPVAAYVLVIALMAAQAIGRATALRDTPSLLVAIGAGFFMLSDSLLATNRFVMPLPMAQVWVLSTYYAAQALIVGGWLAHQAASPAIAAQATHTAGDRRTPVPRDVAPSVAPGTAARSS; encoded by the coding sequence ATGAGCCCCAGCCAGATCATTGTCCTTGCGACCCCCGTCTTCTTTTTGCTGATCGCCATTGAACTGGCCATTGGCTACAAGCGCCAGCGCAACACCTACCGCCTGGCCGATGCCGTGAGCAGCATCAGTCTGGGCATGCTGAGCCAGACCAGTGCCGTGTTCACCCGGCTGCTGCGCATCGGCATCTACACGGCCCTGTTCGAGCACGTGGCGCTGTGGCGCAACGATGCGTTCTGGACCAGCCTGCCAGGCTGGCTGCTGGCGCTGGTGTTCTACGACTTCTGCTACTACTGGCTGCACCGCATGGGCCACGAATCAGCGGTGCTGTGGGCCGCGCACGCGGTGCACCACCAGAGCCAGGACTACAACCTCAGCACCGCGCTGCGGCAGACCAGCTCGGGCGCATTGCTGGGCTGGATTTTTTATGTGCCCATGGCGCTGGCGGGCGTGCCGCCACTGGTGTTTGCTGTGGTGGCGCTCATCGACCTGCTCTACCAGTTCTGGGTGCACACCGAGCAGGTGGGCAGGCTCGGCTGGTTCGACCGCTGGTTCTGCAGCCCCAGCAACCACCGGGTGCACCACGCAGTGAACGACGCCTACCTGGACAAGAACTACGGCGGCGTCCTGATCGTGTGGGACCGGATGTTCGGCACCTTCAAGGACGAGGACGCGCAGGAGAAATGCGTGTACGGCACGCGCGGCCTGCTCAACAGCTGGGACCCGCTGTGGGCCAACGCGCAGGTGTACGCGGGCCTCGCGCACGACAGCTGGCATGCGCGCAGCTGGGCGGACAAGCTGCGGGTGTGGATCAAGCCACCGGGCTGGCGCCCGGCCGATGTGGCAGAGCGGTTTCCCAAGCCCGCGTTCAGCATGGCGCAGATGCAGCTGTACCACCCGCCCATGTCGCGCGTGGTGCAGCGGTTTGCGCTGGTGCAGTTTGCGCTGATCCTCACAGGCGTGGCGGCCTTTTTGTGGCAGGCCGATGCGGCGCCACTCGCGCACAGCGCCGTGTGGTTTGCGGTGCTGCTGGTCAGCCAGTGGGCGCTGGGCGCGGTGATGCAGGGGCGCATTGGCATGCCGATGGCGCTGATGCTGCAAAGCGGCGCGCTGGCCACCGCCTCCAGCGCGCTGGGGCTCACGCAGTGGTACTGGTTGTTCAAGCCGCTGACGATGGTGATTGCTCTTGTTTTGGTAGCTGCTAGCGCATATCCATCAAGCGCCAGCAGCCGATTTAACTCCAAAACCCTGTGGCTTCTGCTGGCCGCGCTGGCCGGGTCGCTGGCGGGGGATGTGTTCCTCATGTTCCAGGGCTTCTTCATCCCCGGCCTGGTGAGTTTTCTGGTGGCGCACCTGTTTTACGTGGCGCTGTTCAAGAGCGGTCAGGCGTGGTTTCCGCACCGGGGCGCACTGGTCGCCACGCTGGGGGTGGGCGCGGCGATGTATGCCTTTTTGTGGGCGGGGGGGCTGCCGCCTGCGTTGCGCGCCCCCGTGGCCGCCTACGTGCTGGTGATCGCGCTGATGGCCGCCCAGGCCATCGGGCGGGCCACCGCGCTGCGCGACACCCCTTCGCTGCTGGTGGCCATCGGCGCCGGGTTCTTCATGCTCAGCGATTCGCTGCTGGCCACCAACCGCTTCGTGATGCCGCTGCCGATGGCGCAGGTGTGGGTGCTGTCCACCTATTACGCTGCACAGGCACTGATCGTCGGCGGGTGGCTGGCCCACCAGGCAGCGTCGCCTGCCATCGCCGCGCAGGCCACGCACACGGCCGGAGACAGGCGCACGCCCGTGCCCCGGGACGTGGCCCCGAGCGTCGCACCGGGCACGGCGGCGCGCTCTTCCTGA
- a CDS encoding GFA family protein, with protein MTEKSPDDRPVHQAACHCGTVRFTLRLADGLRTARRCNCSYCSMRGAVAVSADLNDIHVTQGQEALALYQFNTGEAKHYFCAKCGIYTFHQRRSNHHQYGVNVACIEGMSPFDFAEVPVSEGRSHPKDRADGASITAGWSRYEANPLAPDI; from the coding sequence ATGACCGAAAAATCTCCAGACGACCGTCCCGTCCACCAAGCGGCATGCCACTGTGGGACCGTCCGATTCACTCTGCGATTGGCCGATGGCCTGCGGACCGCGCGACGGTGCAACTGCTCCTATTGCAGCATGCGCGGGGCGGTGGCGGTCTCTGCGGACTTGAACGACATCCACGTGACCCAGGGGCAAGAAGCTCTCGCGCTCTACCAGTTCAACACGGGCGAGGCCAAACACTACTTCTGCGCGAAGTGCGGCATCTACACCTTCCACCAGCGCCGCTCCAACCATCACCAGTACGGAGTCAATGTCGCGTGCATCGAGGGCATGAGCCCTTTCGATTTTGCAGAGGTTCCGGTTTCCGAAGGCCGAAGCCACCCCAAGGACCGTGCCGACGGCGCTTCAATCACCGCGGGCTGGTCGCGCTATGAAGCCAACCCTCTGGCGCCGGACATCTGA
- a CDS encoding SAM-dependent methyltransferase: protein MRAVTQRPDSLTTAMHQHITQAIAAEGGWLGFDRFMALALYTPGLGYYANDSTKFGAMPGSGSDFVTAPEMTPLFGQTLAVQVGEALAQTGTDEVWEFGAGSGALALQLLDTLGDQVQRYTIVDLSSSLRARQQTRLVAHAHKLRWVDALPEKFSGVVVGNEVLDAMPVQLLSRHGGQQGGVWHERGVVVAEDGSFAWADRPTDLRPPVDIEGPQDYLTEIHAQGEGFMRMLADRLTRGAAFLLDYGFGEDEYYHPQRHMGTVMCHQGHLADGDPLVAVGRKDITAHVNFTAMALAAQEAGLNVLGYTTQAHFLINCGLLSKMELLPQEGRATAAKLIMEHEMGELFKVLAVGAGEPWEPMGFVHGDRSHRL, encoded by the coding sequence ATGCGGGCCGTGACCCAAAGACCCGACAGTTTAACGACCGCCATGCACCAGCACATCACCCAGGCCATTGCCGCCGAGGGCGGATGGCTGGGTTTTGACCGCTTCATGGCCTTGGCCCTGTACACGCCCGGCCTGGGCTACTACGCCAACGACTCCACCAAATTCGGCGCCATGCCCGGGTCCGGCAGCGACTTTGTGACCGCGCCCGAGATGACTCCCCTGTTCGGCCAGACGCTGGCCGTGCAGGTGGGAGAAGCCCTGGCGCAGACCGGGACCGACGAGGTGTGGGAGTTTGGCGCGGGCTCGGGCGCGCTGGCCCTGCAGCTGCTCGATACCCTGGGCGACCAGGTGCAGCGCTACACCATCGTTGACCTGTCTAGCAGCCTGCGCGCGCGCCAGCAGACCAGGCTGGTGGCGCATGCCCACAAGCTGCGCTGGGTGGATGCGCTGCCCGAAAAGTTCAGCGGGGTGGTGGTGGGCAACGAGGTGCTCGATGCCATGCCCGTGCAGCTGCTGTCGCGCCACGGCGGCCAGCAAGGCGGGGTATGGCACGAGCGCGGTGTGGTGGTGGCGGAGGACGGCAGCTTTGCCTGGGCCGACCGCCCCACTGACCTGCGCCCACCCGTGGACATCGAAGGCCCGCAGGACTACCTGACCGAGATCCACGCCCAGGGCGAAGGCTTCATGCGCATGCTGGCCGACCGGCTCACGCGCGGGGCGGCCTTCCTGCTGGACTACGGTTTTGGCGAAGACGAGTACTACCACCCCCAGCGCCACATGGGCACCGTGATGTGCCACCAGGGGCACCTGGCCGATGGCGACCCGCTGGTGGCGGTGGGGCGCAAGGACATCACCGCCCACGTCAACTTCACCGCCATGGCGCTGGCCGCGCAGGAGGCGGGCCTGAATGTGCTGGGCTACACCACGCAGGCGCATTTCCTCATCAACTGCGGATTGCTATCAAAAATGGAGCTATTGCCGCAAGAGGGGCGGGCGACAGCGGCCAAATTGATCATGGAGCACGAGATGGGCGAGCTGTTCAAGGTGCTGGCCGTGGGCGCCGGCGAGCCCTGGGAGCCGATGGGGTTTGTGCACGGGGACCGGTCGCACCGGTTGTGA
- a CDS encoding FtsX-like permease family protein — protein sequence MLIWPGFELRVALRFLREGRMQTVLIIVGVAAGVAVIAYISALINGLQSNTLAKTLGAQAHITLRAPDDLVTPAAPALPGTALLSETQPRAQRLRSVANWQALVPLLERLPEVAGVSPMVSGSGLALRGEASQAIALMGVDLDRYDRVVGLRSKVVSGTARLAPGEAIVGRELANDLGVRVGDRLTVQTGGAGGTVSDSVRVTALVDLGVKDLNRRTVIVPLRAAQSLLALPGGASQLDLTLKDVWVAQTLARALQTQFPYKIESWQESNAQLVSALNAQSISTSIIRGVVLAVVVLGIASVLVVSVVQKGREIGILRAMGATRGQVLRVFLVQGAVVGALGSVLGLLLAVALIWVFTHFVRGSDGMPLFSIALPPAMALQIALIASVCGVLAAVAPARRAAALDPAQAIRM from the coding sequence ATGCTGATCTGGCCCGGCTTCGAGTTGCGTGTGGCGCTGCGCTTTCTGCGCGAGGGGCGCATGCAGACCGTACTCATCATCGTGGGCGTGGCGGCGGGTGTGGCGGTCATTGCCTACATCTCGGCGTTGATCAACGGCCTGCAATCGAACACCCTGGCCAAGACGCTGGGCGCCCAGGCGCACATCACTCTGAGGGCGCCCGACGATCTCGTCACACCCGCAGCCCCCGCATTGCCCGGCACCGCTCTGCTTTCCGAAACCCAGCCGCGCGCGCAGCGCCTGCGGTCCGTCGCCAACTGGCAGGCGCTGGTGCCGCTGCTCGAGCGCTTGCCCGAAGTCGCCGGGGTGTCGCCCATGGTCTCGGGCTCAGGCCTGGCGCTGCGCGGCGAGGCGTCGCAGGCGATTGCCCTGATGGGCGTGGACCTGGATCGCTATGACCGCGTGGTGGGGCTGCGCTCCAAGGTGGTCAGTGGCACGGCGCGGCTGGCACCGGGCGAGGCCATCGTGGGGCGCGAGCTCGCGAACGATCTGGGTGTGCGCGTGGGCGACCGCCTCACGGTGCAGACCGGCGGTGCGGGCGGCACGGTGAGTGATTCGGTGCGCGTCACCGCGCTGGTGGACCTGGGCGTGAAAGACCTGAACCGGCGCACCGTGATCGTGCCGCTGCGCGCAGCGCAAAGCCTGCTGGCGCTGCCGGGTGGCGCCAGCCAGCTCGACCTCACCCTGAAGGACGTGTGGGTGGCGCAGACCTTGGCGCGCGCGTTGCAGACCCAGTTCCCCTACAAGATCGAGAGCTGGCAAGAGAGCAATGCCCAGCTGGTGTCAGCACTCAATGCGCAGTCCATCAGCACCTCCATCATCCGGGGTGTGGTGCTGGCCGTGGTGGTGCTGGGCATTGCCAGCGTGCTGGTGGTCTCGGTGGTGCAAAAGGGCCGGGAGATCGGCATCCTGCGCGCCATGGGCGCCACGCGCGGTCAGGTGCTGCGCGTATTTTTGGTGCAGGGCGCCGTGGTGGGTGCGCTGGGCTCGGTGCTGGGCCTGCTGCTGGCGGTGGCGCTGATCTGGGTGTTCACGCATTTTGTGCGCGGCTCGGATGGCATGCCGCTGTTTTCCATCGCGCTGCCGCCCGCCATGGCGCTGCAGATTGCGCTGATCGCGTCGGTGTGCGGTGTGCTGGCGGCCGTGGCACCTGCGCGGCGCGCAGCGGCGCTGGACCCGGCACAAGCCATCAGGATGTAG
- a CDS encoding SDR family oxidoreductase produces the protein MPTPSHPRTVLVTGAAKRLGRSIALALAAGGWQVAVHYRSSEQDAIDTVAACAQLTSASAHFDADFENEAAVRALLPRVVAHFGRLDAVVNSASLFEHDNAATFGFAALEKHLRSNTAAPVLLAQALHQHVADRVAAGEADAQGAVVNLLDQKLWNQNPDFMSYTLSKAALEAAGTMLAMALAPRVRVVGVAPGLTLTSHMLSDEKFAQLHALSPLGRSSTAEDVAATVKFALENRSITGTTLLVDGGQHLMKFDRDFSLM, from the coding sequence ATGCCAACTCCCTCCCACCCACGCACCGTTCTGGTCACAGGCGCTGCCAAGCGCCTGGGCCGCAGCATTGCGCTGGCCCTGGCGGCGGGTGGCTGGCAGGTGGCGGTGCACTACCGATCGTCCGAGCAGGATGCTATCGATACGGTAGCTGCTTGCGCACAACTGACAAGCGCTAGCGCCCATTTTGATGCTGATTTTGAGAATGAGGCCGCCGTGCGCGCCCTGCTGCCCCGCGTGGTGGCGCACTTTGGCCGTCTGGATGCGGTGGTCAACAGCGCCTCGTTGTTCGAGCATGACAACGCCGCCACCTTTGGTTTTGCCGCGCTCGAAAAGCACCTGCGCAGCAACACCGCCGCGCCGGTGCTGCTGGCGCAGGCGCTGCACCAGCATGTGGCCGACCGCGTGGCTGCCGGCGAGGCCGACGCGCAGGGCGCCGTGGTCAACCTGCTGGACCAGAAGCTCTGGAACCAGAACCCCGACTTCATGAGCTACACGCTCTCCAAGGCGGCGCTGGAGGCCGCCGGCACCATGCTGGCCATGGCCCTCGCGCCGCGCGTGCGAGTGGTGGGCGTGGCGCCCGGCCTCACGTTGACCAGCCACATGCTCAGCGACGAAAAGTTCGCGCAGCTGCACGCGCTCTCCCCGCTGGGCCGCTCGTCCACCGCCGAGGACGTGGCCGCTACGGTCAAATTCGCGCTGGAGAACCGCTCCATCACAGGCACCACGCTGCTGGTCGATGGCGGCCAGCACCTGATGAAGTTTGACCGCGATTTTTCGTTGATGTGA
- a CDS encoding dihydroneopterin aldolase — MTTAAGTQILTLTGLRFDANLGILDHEKTDPQPIQVDAELSLGVQPLAPRDDDIGHVLDYRRVRQIIIDECTAEHVNLLESLIGKLANRLMQLPGVLGVRVKIAKLEIFDDCEVAIRIETGQW, encoded by the coding sequence ATGACCACCGCTGCAGGCACCCAGATCCTCACGCTCACCGGTTTGCGCTTTGACGCCAACCTGGGCATCCTCGACCACGAAAAGACTGACCCCCAGCCCATCCAGGTCGATGCCGAACTGAGCCTGGGCGTGCAGCCGCTGGCCCCGCGCGACGACGACATCGGCCACGTGCTGGACTACCGGCGCGTGCGCCAGATCATCATCGACGAGTGCACGGCCGAGCATGTGAACCTGCTGGAGAGCCTGATCGGCAAGCTGGCCAACCGCCTGATGCAACTGCCCGGCGTGCTGGGCGTGCGGGTGAAGATTGCCAAACTCGAAATTTTTGACGACTGCGAAGTGGCCATTCGCATTGAGACAGGACAGTGGTGA
- a CDS encoding DSD1 family PLP-dependent enzyme, which yields MKTTPEALQMTIGQRVDQIDTPAAVVDLDAMDRNIQRMADFARKHQVRWRPHAKMHKSAELALQLQRAGAQGVCVQKVAEAEALAAGGVDDITITNQIIAMPKLHRVARLAARLAARGGRLGLAVDHIDGIERLAEAMAQSGSDAGIDVLVEIDVGQGRCGVPPGEAAVPLTLAVSRSPRLRFAGLQAYHGRAQHLASSVGRRETIAAVVRAADHTRQLIEAAGLPVPLITGSGTGTLVHEAASGVFGELQAGSFLFMDADYARNEREPAQPVFEHALFIKTQVVSVRDTHAVCDAGHKSHAIDSGLPTVALLSEGRALRYANGGDEHGLLYAADPEARLPSLGHMLWLIPGHCDPTVNLHDFLIGVRGGLLDGVVERIIRVDARGALT from the coding sequence ATGAAAACCACGCCTGAAGCCTTGCAGATGACCATTGGCCAGCGGGTCGACCAGATCGACACCCCTGCCGCCGTGGTGGACCTGGACGCCATGGACCGCAACATCCAGCGCATGGCCGACTTTGCGCGCAAGCACCAGGTACGCTGGCGCCCCCACGCCAAGATGCACAAAAGCGCCGAGCTGGCATTGCAACTGCAGCGCGCGGGCGCCCAGGGCGTGTGTGTGCAGAAGGTGGCCGAGGCCGAGGCGCTGGCCGCCGGTGGTGTGGATGACATCACCATCACCAACCAGATCATTGCCATGCCCAAACTGCACCGCGTGGCGCGGCTGGCCGCGCGCCTGGCCGCACGCGGCGGGCGCCTGGGGCTGGCTGTGGACCACATCGACGGCATCGAACGCCTGGCCGAAGCCATGGCGCAATCCGGCAGCGATGCGGGCATCGACGTGCTGGTGGAGATCGACGTGGGCCAGGGCCGCTGCGGCGTGCCGCCGGGCGAAGCCGCCGTGCCGCTGACGCTGGCCGTGTCCCGCAGCCCCCGCCTGCGGTTTGCGGGCCTGCAGGCCTACCATGGCCGCGCGCAGCACCTGGCCAGCAGCGTGGGCCGGCGCGAGACCATTGCCGCGGTGGTGCGCGCGGCAGACCATACGCGCCAGCTCATCGAAGCCGCCGGACTGCCCGTGCCGCTGATCACCGGCTCTGGCACCGGCACGCTGGTGCACGAGGCCGCCAGCGGCGTGTTTGGCGAGCTGCAGGCGGGCTCGTTTTTGTTCATGGACGCCGACTACGCGCGCAACGAGCGCGAGCCCGCCCAGCCCGTGTTTGAACACGCCCTCTTCATCAAGACCCAGGTGGTGTCGGTGCGCGACACCCACGCGGTGTGTGACGCGGGCCACAAGAGCCACGCCATCGACTCGGGCCTGCCCACCGTGGCCCTGCTGTCCGAGGGCCGCGCCCTGCGCTATGCCAACGGCGGCGACGAGCACGGCCTGCTCTACGCGGCCGACCCCGAGGCCCGCCTGCCCAGCCTGGGGCACATGCTCTGGCTCATTCCCGGCCATTGCGACCCCACGGTGAATCTGCACGACTTCCTGATCGGCGTGCGCGGCGGTTTGCTGGACGGTGTGGTGGAGCGGATCATCAGGGTTGATGCCAGAGGCGCGCTGACCTGA
- a CDS encoding DUF4136 domain-containing protein → MTQRRWIPALLLGLTAALLAGCSTTRVVEGRVQSFSTLAAAPAPATYRIERLPSQQAPSFDAIATLAEQALARAGLQRDDAAPRLLVQLGVQADTVPRHDPYGPDHWGMGGWYGRGWGVHGMLRFGAPTPLYRRTVSVLMRDAQTQAVVYETSAVHEDVWVSDPAVYGVLFDAALNGFPQPPQGPRQVRLPLVPPAR, encoded by the coding sequence ATGACGCAACGCCGATGGATTCCCGCCCTGCTCCTGGGCCTCACAGCCGCCCTGCTCGCAGGCTGCAGCACCACCCGCGTGGTCGAAGGCCGGGTGCAGAGCTTCTCGACCCTGGCGGCCGCGCCGGCCCCCGCCACGTACCGCATCGAGCGCCTGCCCTCGCAGCAGGCCCCATCGTTTGACGCCATCGCCACGCTGGCCGAGCAGGCCCTGGCCCGCGCGGGCCTGCAGCGCGACGATGCCGCGCCCCGCCTGCTGGTGCAGCTGGGTGTGCAGGCCGACACCGTGCCGCGCCATGATCCCTACGGACCCGACCACTGGGGCATGGGCGGCTGGTACGGCCGGGGCTGGGGCGTGCATGGCATGTTGCGCTTTGGTGCGCCCACACCGCTTTACCGGCGCACGGTCAGCGTCCTGATGCGCGATGCGCAGACCCAGGCCGTGGTGTACGAGACCTCGGCCGTGCACGAAGACGTGTGGGTGAGCGACCCGGCCGTCTATGGCGTGCTGTTCGACGCGGCACTCAACGGCTTTCCCCAACCGCCCCAGGGGCCACGGCAGGTGCGCCTTCCGCTGGTTCCTCCGGCACGCTAA
- a CDS encoding ABC transporter ATP-binding protein: MLIALDAVRKSYNVGRPSEAEVLHGIDLQVRRGEFIALMGPSGSGKSTMLNILGLLERMTTGSYLLDGEAVQDLDDAALTLRRRSTLGFVFQFHHLLPAFSALENVTLPALMAEGRVSAAHREHARSLLDAVGLARAMDKRPAELSGGMQQRVAIARALVMNPPLVLADEPTGNLDTASSAEVFALLRRIHAERGTSFVVVTHDPRLAARCDRLVELIDGRIARDEAITEGVEPVPHR, from the coding sequence ATGTTGATCGCGCTCGACGCCGTGCGTAAAAGCTACAACGTCGGCCGCCCCAGCGAGGCCGAGGTGCTGCACGGCATCGACCTGCAGGTGCGCCGGGGCGAGTTCATCGCGCTGATGGGGCCTTCGGGCTCGGGCAAGAGCACGATGCTCAACATCCTGGGCCTGCTCGAACGCATGACGACTGGCAGCTATCTGCTGGACGGCGAGGCGGTGCAGGACCTGGACGACGCGGCGCTCACGCTGCGCCGGCGCAGCACGCTGGGCTTTGTTTTTCAGTTCCACCACCTGCTGCCTGCTTTCTCCGCGCTGGAGAACGTCACGCTGCCGGCCCTCATGGCCGAAGGCCGCGTCAGTGCAGCCCACCGCGAGCATGCCCGCAGCCTGCTCGACGCCGTGGGCCTGGCCCGGGCCATGGACAAGCGTCCCGCAGAGCTGTCGGGCGGCATGCAGCAGCGCGTGGCCATTGCGCGGGCGCTGGTCATGAACCCGCCGTTGGTGCTGGCCGATGAGCCCACGGGCAACCTCGACACAGCTTCGTCGGCCGAGGTGTTTGCGCTGCTGCGCCGTATCCATGCCGAGCGGGGCACGAGTTTTGTGGTGGTCACCCATGACCCCCGCCTGGCCGCGCGCTGCGACCGGCTGGTGGAGCTGATCGACGGGCGCATTGCCCGCGACGAAGCCATCACCGAAGGCGTGGAGCCGGTCCCGCACCGGTAG
- the ttcA gene encoding tRNA 2-thiocytidine(32) synthetase TtcA: MSAVLNEAPTSDQSTGWTEESTEAASGAARMKIERETHKLEKRLCREVGKAIVDFNMIEEGDKVMVCMSGGKDSYALLDILLKLKARAPIHFDLVAVNLDQKQPGFPEHVLPEYLASTGVPFHIENEDTYSIVKKLIPEGKTTCSLCSRLRRGILYRVADELGCTKIALGHHRDDILQTLLLNMFFGGKMKSMPPKLVSDDGKHVVIRPLAYVAEKDTARWAAHRNFPIIPCNLCGSQENLQRKQVGEMLREWEKRFPGRVENMFNALQNVVPSHLLDGSLYDFKNARATGIASEDGDKAFDKEEFVAPSPSLPGVQVVQLS, encoded by the coding sequence ATGAGCGCAGTATTGAATGAAGCCCCAACCTCCGACCAATCCACTGGCTGGACGGAGGAAAGCACCGAAGCCGCCAGCGGCGCTGCCCGCATGAAGATCGAGCGCGAAACCCACAAGCTGGAAAAGCGCCTGTGCCGCGAAGTGGGCAAGGCCATCGTCGACTTCAACATGATTGAAGAAGGCGACAAGGTGATGGTGTGCATGTCCGGCGGCAAGGACAGCTATGCGCTGCTGGACATCCTGCTCAAGCTCAAGGCCCGCGCGCCCATCCACTTTGACCTGGTGGCCGTCAACCTGGACCAGAAACAGCCGGGCTTTCCCGAGCATGTGCTGCCCGAGTACCTGGCCAGCACCGGCGTGCCCTTCCACATCGAGAACGAAGACACCTACAGCATCGTCAAGAAGCTGATCCCCGAGGGCAAGACCACCTGCAGCCTGTGCAGCCGCCTGCGCCGGGGCATTCTGTACCGCGTGGCCGACGAGCTGGGCTGCACCAAGATCGCGCTGGGGCACCACCGCGATGACATTTTGCAAACGCTGCTGCTCAACATGTTCTTTGGCGGCAAGATGAAGAGCATGCCCCCCAAGCTGGTGAGCGACGACGGCAAACATGTGGTGATCCGCCCGCTGGCCTACGTGGCCGAGAAAGACACCGCCCGCTGGGCTGCGCACCGCAACTTCCCCATCATCCCGTGCAACCTGTGCGGCAGCCAGGAGAACCTGCAGCGCAAGCAGGTGGGCGAGATGCTGCGCGAATGGGAAAAGCGCTTCCCCGGCCGGGTGGAGAACATGTTCAACGCGCTGCAGAACGTGGTGCCCTCGCACCTGCTGGACGGCAGCCTGTACGACTTCAAGAACGCCAGGGCCACGGGCATCGCCAGCGAAGACGGCGACAAGGCGTTTGACAAGGAAGAGTTTGTGGCGCCTTCGCCCTCGCTGCCCGGCGTGCAGGTGGTACAGCTGTCGTGA
- a CDS encoding histidine phosphatase family protein, with the protein MHATRIVAIRHGETAWNVDTRIQGHLDIPLNDTGLWQAAQVAQALGGEPIAAIYTSDLQRAYATAQAVARTTGAPLMTEPGLRERSFGHFQGRTFAEIEAELPEDALRWRKRDPHYTPEGGESLVTLRDRIEHTVTTLAQQHVGEQVVMVAHGGVLDVLYRLATRQDIQAPRTWQLANAAINRLLWTPDGLTLVGWADTQHLEQIVLRDENHA; encoded by the coding sequence ATGCACGCCACCCGCATCGTTGCCATCCGCCACGGCGAAACCGCCTGGAACGTGGACACCCGCATCCAGGGCCACCTGGACATTCCGCTCAACGACACCGGCCTGTGGCAGGCCGCCCAGGTCGCCCAGGCCCTGGGGGGCGAGCCGATTGCAGCCATCTACACCAGCGATCTGCAGCGCGCGTACGCCACCGCCCAGGCCGTGGCCCGCACCACCGGCGCGCCTTTGATGACGGAGCCCGGCCTGCGCGAGCGCAGCTTCGGGCACTTCCAGGGCCGCACGTTTGCCGAAATCGAGGCCGAGCTGCCCGAGGATGCACTGCGCTGGCGCAAGCGCGACCCCCACTACACGCCCGAAGGCGGCGAGTCCCTTGTCACCTTGCGTGACCGCATCGAACACACCGTGACCACCCTGGCGCAGCAGCATGTGGGCGAGCAGGTGGTGATGGTGGCGCATGGCGGCGTGCTCGACGTGCTGTACCGCCTGGCCACCCGCCAGGACATCCAGGCGCCGCGCACCTGGCAACTGGCCAACGCCGCCATCAACCGCCTGCTGTGGACGCCCGACGGCCTGACCCTGGTGGGTTGGGCAGACACCCAACATCTTGAACAGATCGTGCTGCGCGATGAAAACCACGCCTGA